The genomic stretch ACAGGCTTGCAATTGTATTCTCTAGAAACAGAAAATTGACCATTCTGCATAAGAAACAAGAAGAATGATATGAACTTTATGAACAGGAACTAAGTAGGAGGGCCGGAATGGAACTAGAGGACTTTGTGAGACCCCATTCATTTCCTGTCTACCTCTCTGAATCCCGAGTTATCAGAGCAATATCCCTGGATAGACCCTATAAAAGAAGACGAGTCATAAAGGCAAATATACAGAAAGCCCTTGGTTTCTCCTGCATTGTTTTTTATTCGAATGTGATTCCTAAAAGACACTTATAAGCAGAGGCATTGTTAAGTACAAAATCTATACCTGTCAAACTCAGGTTGGGCCAACTAGAGGACTTGTTTGTGGCTGGATTTGCAAATGATCAAGTTCCTGCAAAATCACAACATCAATAACACATCAGCCTATATCGTCACAGACGTTATTTACACTATAAAGGCCTTTGGGAATTCCTGAACAGAAATTCTCCCTTCTTACACAATGAGTGCATGGTATAAACAAAACCATTCCAAAACATAACCAGATTGAAGTTTTATACTCAAAGCGCGTATGGTGGTAGACACAATAAAGCGTGTATAGTGGTAGACACAATTTCTATTTGGGCAATTCTTATACTAGCTGCTGATTTGTACAGGTATGATGCTTAAGGCGACAAGACACTCAATTTACACTACAATAGAGAAACCAACATCTCAAAAATCAGTTATGTGAAAATGAATACAAACCATTGAAGACAAGGAAGGTTTCTGAAGTTGGAGTGTCTGATGGAAGGCATGTGTCTGAATCTCTACCTGTGCTTGATCACTTTGTTGTATAGAAAGAACCGATGTAGATTGAAGATGGTGAGAGGAATTTTGCAGCTGTGTCTGTGTCTGTGTCTGTAATTGTTTCTCAAACAAGGCAAAATCCTCAGGCTTGTCCCACTGCAGACCAGATAGCACATACATTAATCGTATGATCCCTATTCTTTTTTATAAGACATTAACCATATCTTCTGGTACTAAGAAACCTAAAAGACATGATGAAAATGGTCAAGGACTGAAACATACTCTGCTTTCACAAGTTTCACAATTGTAGTAATACTTGTATCCATCAGGGCAGGTATGTTCACTCCAGTCACACTCTAGAGGAACTGCAGTTTCATGACTTGAAGCCAATGCAGGTGAGGTAGAATTGCTAGCAACTGTCTGAGGATTGCATCCAGTTCGTGGAGACAATTGAAGCCATAAAAAAACCAACGTAGTTGCACAGTTCCCAATATTACAGCATGGCAGAAACGAATTTGCAAAGTCATATAATCATTGTTAGTATGTGCCCTGCCAATCTTGTATCATATAATAAACCCCACAGAACAACtgaacatgcattcacacaaaGTTTGTATCCGCCAATAAAAAGCTCCAGAAACGACTAAAAACCATTcatccaaataaataaaaaataactaaaaacctCCTACTTTAATACTTCAAGGGTTACTAGAGACAATGTTGTTACTAGTGCAAACTTGACTTTatttaccaaaagaaaagagattACTCCCTCGcacatgcatgctaattaaacCTTTAACAAGATAGACACGATTCTTGTAGTTGTAGAGTGTCTAAGCAAACAATTCAATGAATACAGAGTGTCACAAGCAATGGCCACATGACATTTTTGTGAAACAATGCTCATGAAATTATCCTTTACAAACGCTGACCTGTTCAATCACTGATAAAGTTCACATTCCGATCAATTTATCATTGTTGCGTACTAACCTGAGAACTCTGCTGCTGCCCAATAATTTGCCCAGATGGCTGTGTCAGATGCTGCTTCTGGGTCTCATTAGCTTCTACTTGAGAAGTCTGAGAAGATCTCTGTGTATTCTGTGTCTGTTGTAAAGGCATCCTACACAACTGTGGTGGTGGCATGACAACGGAAGCTTGGGGTTCTGGGTTTGCCAATTGGGGAATAGGTGGGTTTGAAGTTTGTTGAACAGGATACGGTGCAGTATGAAAATTATGCCCTCCCATGGGATCACCATGATCAGATACTAGCCTGCAACAAGTAAAGCAGAAAAGGAAAACTCAAGCATAGTactaaacaaaatgaaaaaaaggggGTAAGATGCACAAAGACAGACGTGTACCTAAATGGTTCTTGAGAGTGGGGTCCAATGTTCCCGCTGCTAAATCCAAAATTTCCCCTAGAGAAAAAGAATGTTTAGAAAATTGCGTCTAGGATTAACTACTCAATATCAAACCAGTACATAATCAGTCATCCAGTACTGTATACATCAACACACCTCTGTCAGCCAACATTCAGTTTACTTTAACCAAATCTAGAAAGTTACTTGTGGCTTTGGGTGACTGTTTATAAAATTATACCCGTACATGTGTGTGTAAACCTGATCCATCCATCAGATTATTTTTTGCCAAAAAGTGTGGTCAAGAACCAGTCTGGGAACACAGGTCAGGAAAGAGAAcatgtatgcatatatatactgtgtgtgtgtgtgtgtttggtgGTGTGGGGGGTGTTGATGTTTTGGTACTCCGGCAATTTGGTCCAATCACCCAAACTGTCCATCTGTTAGGGTTCCCTTCAAGGATCATCTCTACATTAATTTGCCTAGCCATTTGAATTATTACCATCATCATATGAACATTTTAGCAAAACACTATgctaaatatatttatttaatcttGGTCATATCAACAAAGGGATTATTGGTTTGGCCAATTTTTTTGTAAGGTCATCCTACAATGGAATCTACAAAATGGATCGCTTGAATCATTGGGAGATGGGCCCCACATGCATCCCTTTTTCCTTAAAATGAGAGATCTCTATTTAAAATcttctgcatatgtagacaagTCAAAGAAAACTACAGAAGACTACAACCTTGATTCTATTCCCTTTGGTTTCTTAGGATCCGCAAAACGAACAAGAAGCGGCTGAGCACAACCCTGAAGTAACATAGAAAAGAAGAATCAAACTAGTTGATGCCTACCAAGTGTAATCAGACTACTGATAAATGCTAGTAAGAAATAGAAAAACTTTACTCTCATAATGAAGGTTCCATTTAATGCTTTGATTGCTGCCAGAGCCATATCTATCTGGGAAAACTTTACAAATCCACACcctaaccaaaaataaaaaaacaacattaacCACATCAAGGAGACAGAAACAGGTTATGCTTCCATAAAAATATTTCaatgattttacaaaatatacaatgactaaatcaaagaaagagactATTTCACCATTATTACTAAATGGGAACaatgtttgaaatttgaatacaTCCCAACTGATGTTGCCAGTGATAAAAGCGAAGCTATTGGCTATAGAGCCCACTAACTAATTCCACCCTTCTAAGAAAATTAACAAGCATACAAATCGGTTCCTTCTTTTGAAGTAAACTAACAAGCATACAAACCagtaccccccccccccccctctctctctttaagTAAATTAACAAGCATACAAATCAGAATGGCTTCATTTATTGTGATGTCAAACGGAACCCAGGACATCTTTCGGTTTTTGAGGCAGGCATAATCAGCGCCTACAATGTAAGATATGTTCAATCTACATGTGACTCAAGTTACAAAGAATAGAGAGATGAACAATGAATACAAAAGACATACCTCGACTCTGCCTCAGTTCATCACGCAAAATGTAGACATCTAAAACAAGACCATATGGTGAAAATATCTGACATACACAACACCATATAATGATCATCTTGAAAATAGTTGAGGGAGTATATAACCAAAAATGGGTTTGGAAAACATTGTTCTTTCACTGCAAGTAGTATGCATGGGTGCATAATAATCAAGTATATCTACAGGAAAAGATGTACatacataaaacataaaaaataaaaaaggatatgTGCGCACATGCATGATACATATTAACATATATATTGGTTGTACTGATAATACATGAAGGAATTATTTAGGTGGAATGGGATAAATAAATTTCAACAAACGTAGACCTTACATCCTCAACTTCTTTCCACGAAGCTTCCTTGTTAAGGCCATTGACATACACTTTACCAAGTGTCTCTACCAAGaggacaagaaaagaaaaagtcatCAGAAGCTGAAGATTATAAGGGGCCCAAATAGGAGTGTTTCATACAAAGTGTTTTACTCCGTAACTTTTGTTAAAGGCACTAAAAGGTTCTATTAACATCCTAATATGGCCTGCAGATTGATCTGGAAGCGCGTTCATCACATAGAAAAACAATCCAAAACGCAACCTAAATCCGTCAATTGCAAACACACAATACACATTCTATCATCattattaaaattcaaacgCACTTTAGAAGATACTCTATCATTCTCTAGCCAAACATAAACAAGGATAAACAAACTATTTCCTCTCCTACAAAATATACTATAAGTCATAACCACATCTGGGGTCACCAAACTTCAAATTGGAATTCATGCCTTCCTCAAGCACAATGGACACTATTGCATtccttttcatttataaccaaaTAAATACACCgatcttgattattttttatttaaaagggTGGTGGATTTTAACTTGACAAGATCCCAGACTTTCATGTTACCGAAAAAAACAACTAAATCTTTCCCAAGTTCAGCAATCATAATCAATAATGAAACCTCTAAATTTCAAGAAAAGTTCATTCATTCAATCTATATCAAATGAGGGGTGAGGATAACAAAATTTTGGAGCATATCTTAATATTCATATCTATCTACTTGAAATGTCAGCACCGGGACTTTCCATACATTTAATTTTCTCTTTAGCATTTTatctatttaattaattatacccCTCGAGTTATACAGAAGCAAAATTTCACACAATCGAATAGCATGTAAGCATAATTTATTGT from Pyrus communis chromosome 7, drPyrComm1.1, whole genome shotgun sequence encodes the following:
- the LOC137739760 gene encoding flowering time control protein FCA-like isoform X1 gives rise to the protein MTVKYADGELERLETLGKVYVNGLNKEASWKEVEDIFSPYGLVLDVYILRDELRQSRGCGFVKFSQIDMALAAIKALNGTFIMRGCAQPLLVRFADPKKPKGIESRGNFGFSSGNIGPHSQEPFRLVSDHGDPMGGHNFHTAPYPVQQTSNPPIPQLANPEPQASVVMPPPQLCRMPLQQTQNTQRSSQTSQVEANETQKQHLTQPSGQIIGQQQSSQTVASNSTSPALASSHETAVPLECDWSEHTCPDGYKYYYNCETCESRWDKPEDFALFEKQLQTQTQTQLQNSSHHLQSTSVLSIQQSDQAQVEIQTHAFHQTLQLQKPSLSSMELDHLQIQPQTSPLVGPT
- the LOC137739760 gene encoding flowering time control protein FCA-like isoform X2 is translated as MTVKYADGELERLETLGKVYVNGLNKEASWKEVEDIFSPYGLVLDVYILRDELRQSRGCGFVKFSQIDMALAAIKALNGTFIMRGCAQPLLVRFADPKKPKGIESSGNIGPHSQEPFRLVSDHGDPMGGHNFHTAPYPVQQTSNPPIPQLANPEPQASVVMPPPQLCRMPLQQTQNTQRSSQTSQVEANETQKQHLTQPSGQIIGQQQSSQTVASNSTSPALASSHETAVPLECDWSEHTCPDGYKYYYNCETCESRWDKPEDFALFEKQLQTQTQTQLQNSSHHLQSTSVLSIQQSDQAQVEIQTHAFHQTLQLQKPSLSSMELDHLQIQPQTSPLVGPT
- the LOC137739760 gene encoding flowering time control protein FCA-like isoform X3 produces the protein MALAAIKALNGTFIMRGCAQPLLVRFADPKKPKGIESRGNFGFSSGNIGPHSQEPFRLVSDHGDPMGGHNFHTAPYPVQQTSNPPIPQLANPEPQASVVMPPPQLCRMPLQQTQNTQRSSQTSQVEANETQKQHLTQPSGQIIGQQQSSQTVASNSTSPALASSHETAVPLECDWSEHTCPDGYKYYYNCETCESRWDKPEDFALFEKQLQTQTQTQLQNSSHHLQSTSVLSIQQSDQAQVEIQTHAFHQTLQLQKPSLSSMELDHLQIQPQTSPLVGPT